The genome window CGGGCCAGAGCATTGTAGTGCCAGcagcagggaggagaggaggcctgACCCCACGTGGCTTGGGCTATAGGGGAGCCCTCTCTGAATGGACGCTGCCCTGGCCCTGTGGAGGTGCCGGGGCTCCTCCACACACGCCCCGTGCTGTGAGGCTCCATCACTCAAGCAGAGGCCGAGATCTGGGGCACACACTCCAGCCTAGTTTTCCCCAGACTTAGCGGCTCCCTGGTTATTTTCCTGCCAGGTTTTCAAAAGaagtgcaggaggaggagggacgGGGGAACCCCTACGAATTTCTTGAGAACAAGAGAGGCATACaaaggaggcacagagagggagggTCGAGAGGAGGGCCAGCGGGGAGGGGGAGCCCCCATGGAAGGGCGTGGGGCTCCAACAAGGAACGAGGGGGTGCAGGGGGCAGTGATGCAAGATGGGAACAGGGGTGCAAGACAGCAAGCAGGGGAGGGAGGATGACAAAAGACAAGGGCACCTGGGGCAAAGGACAGCAGGGGCTCCTTCCCCACCAAGGGCCCTGCCAGGACCCCCACCCATGAGGTCTGGCCCAGGCCCGGCTCCTTCAGCAGTCACTTGTGTACAGTGACCGAATTAATCTTGCTGTAGTCAAATTTATCATGTGAagggggaaaatatatttgagatgATGTATAATTTACAAAGACcctgcattatttaaaataaatattctggaGCGACCTCTGCAGAAGGCGTCCGAGACCATCATTCAGCCCGAAAAGTGGAAATTGATGCTTTGCTTCCACTTTAGtcacccctcccccatccctttttaaacaaacaaaaagtatataaaataaatatataaaattaataactaaGAGCGAAAGAAGTTAGAGGGCTCTGGGAAAGCTTTTGGAGCCCTCCgtctgaagggaaaaaaagggtgTCAGAGGCTGGAATATATTTCTTCAGCCAGTTCATTAAATTAATTTGTAAGCAGTGGCTCTGAAATTATATCCGATGAAAAATGGCCTCAAAATTTAAATGGTACAAACTCATCTTATTAGaggcaaaacattaaaaaacaaacacatcccccccaccccccagcacagCTTTAATTTCTCTGGGTGGGGGAATGGGAGGCGTGTGATGGATGGTTCTTACCTTATTCATAAGCGAGGATAAAAGAGATGAATTTGCCGGGACTGCGTGGCCATTTGATTCATTACTGGAACATACAAACCAAGGGGCTTTAGCTCAGAAGTATGTGGGATTGAGCCCAGAGACGtacccctcccagcccacccccgGGGCTCCGGCCCCACTGCCACCTGTGCCTGGACAGGAGGGTGACCGTTTCCGGGAGGGGCCGGCCCCTGTGGCATCTGGCTCTGAGGGTGCGGTCCCCGGAGCCTCCCgcaggggagcagggctgggaggcccCACATCGCCTCACCTGGACTCCTGCACAGTGAGGTCTAAACTGCGGTCCTGGGAAGCCTCTTGGGGAACTGGGGCCCCAGTGTTCTCACCGGGCTCCTGTTTCACCGAGGCTGCGGGGAACCTGGCGGGGGTGGCCTGCTGCCCATTTCCTAcaggggaagagagggaagatGGTGTTAGAGAGGCTGAGGGCTTCATACGGGCACATACCAGAAGCCCCCGATGGGAGGGAGCAGGCTGGGTGGGCTGGGGCCCTGGGGGAGCCCTGGCTTCTGGTCAGCAATTCTCCCCATTGACATGATCACTTGTGACACTTACCCCTGTGTGGCAATTCTTCAAGTGATAATTATTGCAAAATTATGTCAAAGTTGTCCTGGCTCTGGGCCTCCTGGAGGAGAAGGgcgggaggctggggagggggccgGGACAGGGGTGGGGGCCTTCATTTTCTCCACCGACTGTCACAGTCAATTTGTGAGGCTGCCGCTTAGGCTTTTATTAAAGACTCTGTTAATGCTGAGGGAAAGTGGCAGATCTACACTTGGAGCGGCACCCCCTCCGCAGGTCCCCAGCCCACTGTTGCCGGGGTGACGGCCCTGCCTTCCACGGAGCATGCCCAGGAGGGGCGTCTGCTGTGTCAGGGCTATGGAAGCTGACAGCCAATCAGGGCGGTTCAAACTATGTGACCTCGCCCGTCAAGCTGTCCAGGGCAGGGACAGGAGGCCGGCTCTGGCCAGGCCGGGTTGGACCGGGTCTGGGTTGGGGGGAGAGGCGGGGCCGGGTGGGCAGGGGATTCGGGAGGCCGGGCAGAGCAGGGGTGAAGAAGTTGCTGACAGGCACATGTCCACTGAGCCTCTCTCCACAATCCCCAAGTGACTAAAATATTAATCTGCCCCAAGGCACTGTAGCTGACAGAGAGCTGCTTCACAGACAGCAAgtggcattttattaaaaaataaaggaaaatgggcCCCCCTCCCCTTCGCTTGACCTTTCTTTTGTGGAAGGACATTTTTCTAATGAAGAAGTGCTTGATGGTCTAGTGAGGCCCTGGCCAGAAGGGTGTGGCCTGGCAGTCCTGCTGTCCCTCCCACACTTGAAATGGAAGGTGGGTCACTCCAAGTGACCAGCTGATAGGCGTGTCCCCCTGGGGACATTACAGTTCTCTGAACTCAAAGTCCACATTCCAGGgtctcccactcactcaccccaGGTCCCTAGGGAAACATGGCCCTGTACCCCCACCAGCACTGATGACCCCCTGGGGGATCTGGGTAGACCCTGGGCTGGGCTGCAAGGATCCCCAGTCTCAGTTGCCCTTGCAGGGCACATGGGCTCAGCAGCCGCATTGCTGAGGTCTGAGTCTTAAGCTCGCTGCCTCCCAGCTTTGTGCCTAGGAGAGAGACTATCCCTCTGTCCCATCAGCTCCACAGGGCCGGACTTCTGTCTGTCTGGGTCCCCAGCACCAGCTTGGTGCCTGGCTCTCAGACAACTAACCCTGATTACCCAGAACAGGGGAAACAAGAGGAGGAGCCAGGCAAACCGAAAAGCCAAAGAATCCCAGAGATAAACAGTAGGAGAAACTTAAAAAGAGCGGAAaactggagagaaaagagaactgCTCCCCACAGTGAGCCAGAGGGAACACAGAGGTTGCGCTCTGAGGCTCCAGTCATGCTGTCCGACGGCAGCCACTGGCCAGGTGTGGCGAGGCTAACGTAATTCTAACTGAAATCCAGTTCCTAGGCCATTTCAAGGACTCAACAGCCAGCtgtgactagtggctactgtactggACCGTGCAGACTAGAAGGTTCCTTCTACCAGACAGCACTGAAGGAGAGGGACAGATGGGACAGGGCATCCTGAAGTGCGGCCACTCCACCACTGGGCTGGACTCATGTGCCTCCTGGGTTGTCTGGAGAGGCCCTAGTGAAGCCTGGGGATCTGGGGCCCCTCCCGTCAGGAAGGTTGGGAAGACATGGGGGCGAGGGGTGAGGAGCCCGCAGCTGCCCCGGGGATGCCCAGGCTCCCCGGGAGATGAGGAAGCAGGCAAGAGCTGCCTGGGGTGGAATGGCCAAATGAGGCGCCTCGAATAGGAAACAGACAGGATGGGGGCAGAGACCAGGCAAAGGCCGGGGGCTGGAAGGGAGGCGGGGGGGAAAGACATCTCtaccagcccctccccacccccaggccggCCGTCACCTGTGCCCGGGGGGGTCCCAGGGTCCACAAGCTGCTTGCTACCTGGGCAAGGCCCAGCCTGCTCACCTGGGTCAAAGGTGGTGGAGGGCTTGAGGGCTGCCGCAGCCAGCCTGGCCATCATGGGTGAGATTAGACCCTTGCTCGCAGAGATCCTCTCCACGATGGAGGCAGGGGGCACGGTGACAGAGGCCGCCGCCGCGTCACCGACTCCTGGGGCAGCCAGGGTGGGCGTGTCGGGAGGCGCTGGGGCTGCCGCTGCAGAGGACATGGCACCCATGAGGCCGGCGGCGCCCACGGGCAGGGAGGCGCTCCCCCGACCCGGAAGCATGGGGAAGTAGGGGGCGGCGGGGGGCAGGCCTGAGTTGGAGAGGGCCAgcgccagggggatggagctcgGCAGGCCCTGGGACAGCAGCCCGGAGATCTTGCTGTTGGGAGGCTTGGTGGTGCTGGGCACGGCTTCCACGGTGGCGGAGGCGGTGGCCAGGGAGGCAGAGGACTGCTGGCTGGTGGGGGAGGCGCTCAGGCTGGAGTTCTTGCTGCTCAAGGCAGAGAAGTCGACCAGGTCGTCGTTGCTCGACTCCTCGTGCTCTGTGTCCTTGGCGCCCAGCAGCGCGGGCGGCAGCCCCAGCATGGCCGAGGAGCGGACGTGCCGCCGCTCGTGCTTGCGCTTGTGGGAGGTCATCTGGCTGGTGGAGGTGAAGGTGAAGCCGCAGCCGGCGCGGATGCAGTGGAAGTGGTTGGTGGCCTTGCTGTACACGCAGCCCTCATACTTGCACTCCTCGTACTTGTAGAACTTCTTGAAGCCATCCTTGGCGTAGGCGTCGTCCTTGATGTGGTAGCTCTTGTGCTTCTCAATGTCACACTTGTTCTTGAAGGTGAACGTGCAGCCAGGGCGCCTGGATGGGACATGGGGAGCCTGTCATGGGGCCAGGAGGCCCTGCCCCACTCCCACTGTGGCCCCAGGAGGGACGGGCTTCCAGCTGGAAAACCAGGCTGGACACTAGGGCAGGGCCTCTGCGTGGCCCTGCACACCTGCACCTATGCCCTGGACGAGGCGGGTCCTTGAGGTGTCCCAGGCCTGGTTCCTGGCTTCCCATCCCTTCCCCAGGCCAGGAAGTCTCCCTGGCCAGGCCCCTGCTTACCTGCAGTGGAAGTGTGTGGTCTTCTGCCCGTAGAACTGGCAGTCGGCTGTGCCGCAGTCCTCGGTGGCTCGGAAGCGCTGGAAGCCGTCGTTAATGAGCTGCGTGTTCTTCTTGTGGAAGTTCTCATGCGTCATCACATCTGACGTGCTTGTGTACACCTTGTTACAGCCCACCTGCAGGGGTCAGAACGGTGGTCAGGGAGACTGAGGCCAGGAACTGGGCCGAGGTCAGAGCAGCTGTTCCGCTGGGTATGGCTGGGGCTGCCAGGCTGACCTCCTGCTCGGGGGAGCTTTGGCACCTGCAAGATCCCTGAGGTTGCTGGGCCTTGCCCGTGCTGAGGTCAGGCCGGGCAGGGTCTGAGCTGCTGAGTCTCGGGGCCTCTGGACACCTCAGGCACAGGCGTGGGAGCCCGTGCTGCAGAGGGCGGGTTGCAAGTCCCGATCCGGCTCTACCTCTGAAGCCCCTACGAGTGGGCAGGGCTAGACCCTGGGGCCTGGCAGTCACCTTTAGCCCAGGGACTCTCTTAGTGGACTGTTTCTGGCAAAgggcccttcccaccccaccctggctGGGCCAAGGCAGGCAACGTTGCCATATTGAGTAAAAAGCAGTGGAATCTGAACACTCTTGAAGGCTGGGCCGTGCCAGTGTCTGCACCGTCTCAGAGCCCAGAGAGTGAGCCCCCCTCTCCTCACGGCCCAGGTTGTTCCATGGAGGCCATAACAACCCCCTGACAAATACCGGGGGAGGCGCGGACGCTGCTATTTGCAACCCCAAGTTGCtccccctggacctgacaccttGAAAAAGCCCAGACTCTGCGTGGCattaaaacaaagaattaaacAAAAACCTCCTCAGGAATCATTTGTGATGCTGCTCTTGGTGTTAAAGCCTGAAAAATGTTGGTCTGTATAAACAGCTCACTGAATTTCACCCACACCAAGTATGGCCATGGGGAAGGCCCCGCCCTGGCCCACCGAGCGCCCAGGACTCCCTCTATCGCCACCCGTCCCTGTCccgggtggggaagggaggctcCGGGCCCACGAGGACCCCCGTCCCCGCAGCCTGCCTCTGGGGTCCGCGGCTGGGCGGGGCACCTGCATGCAGTGGTAGTGGGTGCTCTTCCCGTTGAGGTGGCAGCCGTGGTAGTAGACGCTGCAGTCGTCCAGCGGGCTGAAGCGCATGAAGCCGTGCTGCAGGGAGTTGTCGCGCTTCTTGTGCATGTTGTAGTGCCGGATCACGTCCTGCTTGCTCGTGAACCTCTGCAGGAGAGTGCCAGGTTGGCAGGAGCCGGGCCTATGGTCTGCTAAGGGCGCTGGCCCCAGGGCCCTCAGGTCTCCCTACAAATGACCCTGCTTTGGATTGGGGCAGCACACTGGACTTTGTGGCAGCACACACAGGAGCAAGCCGAAGGTTCTAGAACCACAGACCTTCTTGACCTCTCCCAGGCTCTCAGTAGTCATGTCCAGGATGGAGATGAGTCAAGCTAGGCCTTTTAAGGCAGGAGCTCTGCTGAGTGACAACCTATTTTGCCCAGTGCCACCTACAGACTATGCCAGGCTGGGCTTCCTGGTGAGAAGGAGGGAGAGCCCTTGGGCAGACTGCGCATGCTCCTATCTTATTTGCTAGCTTGGCACTTAACAGAAGGTGGCTTTGGACATAGGTGACAATCTCTTTGAACATCAATGtcatcatctacaaaatggggcaGTAATACCACCTCATAGGACACTGGGTCAGTCAATTAGATAAGGTACCAAAGCTGTCTGGCAGGCCTTGGTGCATGGTAGATGCTCAATGAATGGGAGCTTAAATTATTATTGCCAGGATGTACATGGTGCCAGATCCCATTAGATGCTGTGTGGGTAGAAATCAGGGGACATGGATGGCTGGTggtttttctgggctctctgccCACCTGAGCCAAGCTCAGGTGGTCTGAGCAGACTGGGCACCCCCATCCCACTTCTGAGATGTTCTTCCACAGCTATGGCAGTGGGAGGAGCAGGGCCGTCGGCCCAGGGCCGTACCTGGTAGTTGCACTCAGGGTCGAGGCAGTGGTAGTGCTCGCGGTACTGGTAGGCACAGTGGATGTGGCCACAGTGCTGACTGCCCGAGAACCtgcagaggggagggggcaggctcAGGCCACTCTGAGGCCAGCCTCCAGGACGACTCTTCCAGGGCCCTCGGCCTGAGCAGCCAGGAGTCTGCCTACACCCCAGAGAAATGCTTCTGGATCTCGGGGCCAGTAGGACCCCTAGACCCACTGAGCGGAAGCCCCGCCCACCTGCCCTGGGAgcccacccacactgggattGAGTGCCAGGTGAGGCGCAGGGCTGGCCTCGCGGTGGGGAGGAAGAAGCCGGGGCCGCTGAGAGTCAGGACAGAGACTGGAAGAGACCCCGGACGGGATGGGATGGTGACAGCGGGGGCTCTGGTGTGGCCCGACTGCCTTCTCTGCAGGTGCTTCccgcctgccccctccccagcatGTGGATGCTGGCTGGGCCAGCCCAGGCCTCTGCTTCTGAGAGGTGTTAAGGGGCTCTCTCTGTCCTGGGCTTTTCTGACACTTGAAACAGTCCAGAGTTATGAATTTTTAAAGCACAGCATCTGTTTGGCTTCCCGTGGCAGGGAGCACACTCTCCGGCCAGCTCTGCAGCCAGGAGCACCGTCTGCCGGGCCATAGCCCTGCTCCCAGGAAACCTGGGCCTCCCCCAGGCCCCGATGCTGCCGGGGTGTGGTTCGCACGGCCTCGGTGATGGCCGCCTTGGGGAGAGCACCCCATAACTGTGGAGAAGGCAGTCAGCTCAGTCCGCCTGCCCACCAAGGATGGCTTGAGACTGTGGGAGGGAAGCTCCCCTCGTAAGGGCAAGAACCActtgcaaataaatatttaagctgAAGCTGCCAAAAGGGCCATCTGCTGAGGCactgataataatgataataataataataaagagagcaGAGCAAAGCTGAAAAGACAGAGAGGGACAGGCGGGTGGAGACAGCACAGGACAGGAAGAACCTGAAAGATCAGCAGAAAGACAGATGCCAGGGCACAGCCCTGCCATGTGCTGCCCGGTCAGTGCCTGCAGCCCAGGGCCTGATTCGGGGGAATCCGTGGAGACGAAGGTTCTCTGCCTGCCAATCCCGCTGCCTTAAGGATGTATAGAGGCAGGCTGGAGTCAGGTGGCGAGGGCGAGGCCTGGCCCGGGGGAGCACACCCAGGCCATGGCAGAGGACAGCTGCCCACACCCCTTCTGGTCTGACAGCTCCACGTCACCTGCACCCCACCAAGGCTCTGTGCGAGCTATGGAGGGCACCCTACACTCACCTGTGGCTGGGCCCTGCCTCTGTGCCCCTTTGGGGACCTTGCCAACCTAGGGCATATCTGCGTAAGGGTGTGCGGCCCGGACCACATCAGGGAGCAGGGGCTCTGAGACGGGGCGCTTGGGGGCAtgagtgtggggtggggagatCATGGGCGCCTGGGCACTGGCAGTTAGATGGGTGTGTGTGTCCCTAGTCCCCAAGTATTCCTGGCACCCTCTAGCCTCTCTGTGGCAGTCTCCTCCCCAAGTGCCTACCTGGCAATATATTTCTGGTAAATGTTTACATCTTCGGTGACAGCTGGTTTATCTGCGGGCAATCCGTTCCTGGCGAGAGACACACAGGGCATAGTGGATTAGTGGATAGAGGGAGGCCTCAGGCCCCAGGAACATGGAGGGGCAGCCCGCGGCCCCAGAGCCCTGGCCTTTCTCTCCCTCGCTCTGGTGTGTTCTGAGGCTCCCAAGGGGGGACTAAGAAGGCCCTTTGGCAGAAGCCTGGCACAGGTTCAGTGAGTCCAGTTGCAGCAAGGCTGGAGGGCTCCACCTCGGGGTCGGGCCTGGCCTAGAGTCCAACTGGGTAGGAAGCCGGGAGGCTAGGGCCTGGCCCCCCTCACACGCGGGGAGTCAGAAGACTGCTGGCTGAGGCGGGGTGAGAGTGCCACAGGGGAAGAGGCAAGGGCGGTGCCAAGCATGCTGGCTGGTGGGGGGAAAAGCCTCTCCCCCATGCCAAGGGTGGCTCCCAGCTCTGCTCCCGGGCTGTCGGCCCGGCCCCCAGGGTAGGTATGCGGGGAGGTTTCTCGCTCAGCCCCACACATTCAGCCATGGGTCACTTTACCATTACTGGGGGTTAGCACAGAGCCACCCACCCCACGCCCGGCCTCCTGCTTCTCTCCGTGCCTTTCTCATGGCCCGGGCTCTGAACTCAGGACCCGGAGAATGGCTTTCCAGCCAATCACGAGCCTGCATTTGGCCTCGtggcagcaggcagagaaagcctGTCATGGGTGAATAGGGGTCACAGCAGGCCACGGTGGGCGCGTCAGCAGATGAGCTCTGCACAGAAGTACCCGGTACGTGAGTGTGTGCGCGTGGCGAGACGTGCGATGTGTTGCTGCACAAACTGAGCAGGGGCCATTCTGTAGGCAGAGGAGTGTGTGTGGGAACACACGTATGAGAATGCGAGCGTGTGCGGGCCTGGGCGCGCAGTGGGATGAGTGAGTGGGGTGTCTGCAAGCACCAACTCCAGAGGCAGGGAAGTGGGCCCCCCAGCTACCACAGTCCCGGGCCTGGGGCAGGGCGCGCCTTACTTGACGGTGGAGACGGTCCCCGTGGTGATGGAGTCTGTTTTGGAGAAGGTCGACTTCAGGTATTCAGGAGTATTGaaaggcagggaggcaggtggcTCAGGCCCTGGCCCGGGGGCGCTGGGGGCACTGGGCACGCTGGCGAGGGGTgtgggagccaggctgggggtgGGCGGAACCTTGGTGGGACCCGGCTTCTGGACGGCCCGGACGTCATACTTGGAGGGGCGCCCCACCTTGCCCGTCTTGAAGGCGATGGCCCCGCCCATGTCAGGGTTGCCCTCCCCAGGTTTGAAGAGGTGCAGGTACTTGACGTTCTCCAGGTCATACTTGGATGGCTTCTTGTAGGTGCTCCCGTTCTGGGGCCTCAGGGTCTCGCCCGTCTTCAGTTTCTGGATGAAGAAGTCATACTTAGAGGCACGGGCCATCAGGCCCTGCATGGGGGCACTGCTGTGCGAGGGCAGGGGCAGGATGGTGGCCTTGGTCTCCAGCTGCGCTGTGTTACTGGGCAGCCGCAGGCCGGGCAGGGGGCCCGCCATCTCCTTGCCCGCGCGGTCCTCAGCCTTGGTGCTGTGGGCCGGCCAGGGGAGCTGCTCGCCGGCCTTGAGCTTGCGGATGTACTCCTCATACTTTGAGAAACGTGCCCGCTTGCTCAGGGCATCCTCCGAGGTGGGCAGCATGGAGGAGGCGGCTGCCTCAAGGGCAGACCCCGCGTGCAGCTTCTCGAAGCTGATCTTCCTGGCCAACTCATCCCTCGTGTTCTGGTCGTCATAGCCAAACATGCCGAGGAACTCAGTCATGGTGGAGGCCGCGTAGTCCCGCAGCGAGGAGGCCTCTCCTGCGGCAGGGAGAAGAGGGACAGTCAcctctgggaggcagcagggTAGCCAAGGGGCAGGAGCCACCCCTCTCCCGGTGGGCCCCCACCCAAGGAAGGAGGAGGCCAGTGTGGGGAGGGGGCGGAGCAGGACATGATCTATGGACATTTGGCTCACTTGTTAGGTTTTACGACTCTtaaattaatttgtttaaaaaaaaagtaattaatacTGGGGTAAAATAAAACGAGTTCATCAATGCCAGGAAAATCAATTTCCTAAATGTTCTGGCCGATGGCTTTTCAGTACATTAAACAAAGTTTCATAAATGTCTCCGCTCTTGCGCCTTGGCCTAATATGAAAGAGAAGTCATTTTACTGGAAGCAAGGCCACATCCCAGCCTGCCTCCCAGGGATGGGGATGAAAACAGGCGGCCGACGACAGGTAGGGATGTGGGCCAGTGGCAGGGCAATCAGGAGGGACTCTAGGAGCTGAGGGAGTCCCTGGGGAGGGCTCAGGGTGGGCCTGGCTGGCCCTGCCTGGAGGACCCCCCGACCGACCCCACAGATGGGCAcacaggccccaggcccctgggagGATGAGAGGCTTGTCTCAGCCTCCCTGGGCCCCGGCCTCCCGGCCCTCCGCCAGGGCCCACTTTGCTTATCGTCTCAGACGACAGGGCTGAGGGACAGAGGTCCTGCCGATGTGTTTTTCAGCCTCACTCATGGCCCCTCAACCCGATCCAAGAAGACTGATGACATGAAGAGTCCTTCCAACCTCCTGGCGTTCTTCCAGCACATTCACACACAAGTGTGGGCCACCCGGAGGAGAGGTGGGGCCTGAGGGGCTGGCCTGGCCGGCCCGGGACAGCACGCCTGTGTCACTAAGAAGCTTGGGCCACCTCCCCAGCAGGACACATGCAAATGCACACACGTGTCCCTAGCTAccttctcaacacacacacacacacacgtacacaaacCAGCTCAAACCCTATACCCAGCTCCCCAAGAGGGGTCTCAGGATGGCAGGAGGCAAGATGATTCCTTCTGCATGTGGTTTTTCTCTGGAGAGGTACCGCCTTCCACACACGACCTTCCACCGCAGCAGACGTGTGGCTGGCTCTTGGTGCACACCAGTGCACTCATGCCTGCACTGCATACTTGCTCAACACCTACCATGTGCTAAGCCCTGAATCCAGGGTAGGAGCACGCAGGAAGGTGAGACTCACATGATCCCTAGGGGACATGCATGTTCTCTGCACCCAAGTCTGGGCCAGCACACTCGGAATGCCCAGAGTAGCAGAGCTCCTGGCTGCGACCTGATGGCACGGCCAGGGGGAGGCACGGCGGAGAGGCCCCAAGCCCCAGCAGGGCTGCAGATGGAGGGGTCAGCCTGCCAGGTCTGGGGTTCTCAGACCACACCTGGAGGCAGTCTGACGGAGCAGGGCTGGGCTTAGGCACAAGGGAAAGCCCCCAGGATGTGGAAAGAGAGGCCCTGAGCTCCTTTCTGAGCCCCTGGAGAGAGGGTGGCCGCGGTTCTAGGGACCCggtgggtgaggggagggctactgcagcccctgggccccagaTGGGCAGTGAGACAAGGATCCCGCGGACAGCTgttgccctggggtgggggccagggggcCGCCATCTTGACCAACTAGGCCAGGGTGGGGGCCCAGCCTGGGAGGAGTGGGCTCTGGTTGCTAGAATCAGTGGCTCAGGGACCAGGGAAAGGGGCTAAAAATAGCTGGAGGCAGCTGAATCCTCGCTATATATGGCAGAGGAACAGAAGGCTTTGAAGAGCAGGCggctcagagcagggagggggccgGGCAGGGGTCCTGGGGGCCGCCCAGAGGCCTACACTCCCCCGGACCCCAGTACCCAGAGAAGGTGGCCGGGGGGCCGAGACcacagtgggtggggagggttcCAGCTGCCTCTCGCTGGGCCCAACGCTGAGCTGGGCCCCCAGGTGTCAGACTGCAGTCCCGCTGGACCTCGAATTGGAGGCGCAAGGTCTGGGGCCACAAGGCTCCTGGCGGTtcagccccgcccccaccccccaactgcCCACTCCTGCCTGGAGTCCCAGCAGAGCTGGGCCCTGGAGGGCCTGGGCCTAGGGGACAGCAGCCCTtggcctgcccctcccctctcctcaggCCCACAGTGATCACCTTGTGTCTGGGGATGGCAAGGGCTTTTCCTATCAGAGGAAACTGAAGGTCACACTTTTCCTCATTGATCTTGCAATGTTTGTTAATTACTCTGTCACTGATGTGGCGAAGGATAATTAAACAGCTCTGTTTATATCTTATATGCATAATTATGTGGCTGCGCAGGGCTCCCCGCACAGGGAGGCGATGTGCCCCTCACTGCAGGGGGAAGGGGATaggggagcaggcaggggaggCTCAGGGCACCAGgcacaggcagggagggaggctagGAGATGGAGGAAAGACCCCCAACCCGGGGTTCCGCTCCTAGTGGGGACCCCCTTCCACCTGActccccaggc of Manis javanica isolate MJ-LG chromosome 4, MJ_LKY, whole genome shotgun sequence contains these proteins:
- the CASZ1 gene encoding zinc finger protein castor homolog 1 isoform X5 yields the protein MKVDYLSEFGFRLSDYEFGIEERRMDLGTAEGARCTDPPAGKPTMAAKRKGGLKLNAICAKLSRQVVVEKGAEAGSHTEGSPLRSRDKERGGAEPGVARAPRSEEDKRRAVIEKWVNGEYSEEPGPVPISGRLVREGLELPPEGVYMVQPQGCSDEEDHSQELSKDGSVIVEEKDLDRVASKDDSSPRAKQASGEASSLRDYAASTMTEFLGMFGYDDQNTRDELARKISFEKLHAGSALEAAASSMLPTSEDALSKRARFSKYEEYIRKLKAGEQLPWPAHSTKAEDRAGKEMAGPLPGLRLPSNTAQLETKATILPLPSHSSAPMQGLMARASKYDFFIQKLKTGETLRPQNGSTYKKPSKYDLENVKYLHLFKPGEGNPDMGGAIAFKTGKVGRPSKYDVRAVQKPGPTKVPPTPSLAPTPLASVPSAPSAPGPGPEPPASLPFNTPEYLKSTFSKTDSITTGTVSTVKNGLPADKPAVTEDVNIYQKYIARFSGSQHCGHIHCAYQYREHYHCLDPECNYQRFTSKQDVIRHYNMHKKRDNSLQHGFMRFSPLDDCSVYYHGCHLNGKSTHYHCMQVGCNKVYTSTSDVMTHENFHKKNTQLINDGFQRFRATEDCGTADCQFYGQKTTHFHCRRPGCTFTFKNKCDIEKHKSYHIKDDAYAKDGFKKFYKYEECKYEGCVYSKATNHFHCIRAGCGFTFTSTSQMTSHKRKHERRHVRSSAMLGLPPALLGAKDTEHEESSNDDLVDFSALSSKNSSLSASPTSQQSSASLATASATVEAVPSTTKPPNSKISGLLSQGLPSSIPLALALSNSGLPPAAPYFPMLPGRGSASLPVGAAGLMGAMSSAAAAPAPPDTPTLAAPGVGDAAAASVTVPPASIVERISASKGLISPMMARLAAAALKPSTTFDPGNGQQATPARFPAASVKQEPGENTGAPVPQEASQDRSLDLTVQESSNESNGHAVPANSSLLSSLMNKMSQGNPNLGSLLNIKMEVEGGAAVESSPFLGKAVKALVQEKLSEPWKVYLRRFSTKDFCNAQCDFLHKAHFHCVVEECGALFSTLDGAIKHANFHFRTEGGAVKGGTEASFPASAAETKASLAPSSPPAPPVTTAAASSLEGPAPSLAAVPPTPTLLAWKQLASTIPQMPQIPAAVPHLPTSPLATTSLENAKPQVKPGFLQFQENDPCLATDCKYANQFHFHCLFGNCKYVCKTSGKAESHCLDHINPSNNLVNVRDQFAYYSLQCLCPNQHCEFRMRGHYHCLRTGCYFVTNITTKLPWHIKKHEKAERRAANGFKYFTKREECSRLGCKYNQVNSHFHCIREGCQFSFLLKHQMTSHARKHMRRMLGKNFDRVPPSQGPPSLMDTETDEYMDYTGCSPGAMSSESSTMDRSCSSTPVGNESTAAVPLSEPPEAWPTPSAARPASRPSLPLQLQ